A part of Thermococcus sp. SY098 genomic DNA contains:
- a CDS encoding ATP-binding protein, with translation MEEKILTSILSTSRRLMMWVRKFPKKRFLYNELRRIDEEYYIGIKGIRGVGKTVLLLQLANETEKSVYFSADSTLIKPFSIYEIVKSLAELGYRNIFVDEIHRKPNWSEDLKTLYDEHEVRIFFSGSSAIDILHLSADLSRRVVLKELPPASFREWLNIKRGFSIPRLSLKTVLSKSFDLTNMYMELHPLWKEYMGKGGVLYPESGFYDALENSIRKVILEDLSSLREINVKYETDAFKLLYLVAKSAPFEVKYSTIANELDISKNMAIRLVEDLSKAGLIYPVQACKSIRKEPKLYLTIPLRKFFAKKGFSVNIGALREEFFINHVRWVSEVCYLKGKRGEKTPDFQVGEWVIEVGGERKGRYQKPDYIATDGLLTGNSRIPLFLFGLIY, from the coding sequence ATGGAGGAGAAGATACTAACATCCATTCTATCCACCAGCAGAAGGCTGATGATGTGGGTAAGAAAGTTTCCTAAAAAACGCTTTCTGTACAACGAGCTCAGAAGAATAGATGAAGAGTACTACATAGGCATTAAAGGCATTAGGGGCGTTGGCAAAACTGTCCTGTTGCTCCAGCTGGCAAATGAAACTGAAAAAAGCGTTTATTTTTCAGCGGATTCTACGCTGATTAAACCGTTTTCCATCTATGAAATCGTCAAATCTCTCGCAGAATTAGGCTACAGAAACATTTTCGTTGATGAGATACACAGAAAACCCAACTGGTCTGAGGACTTAAAAACTCTTTACGATGAGCACGAGGTTAGAATATTTTTCTCAGGTTCCTCTGCTATCGATATATTACACTTAAGCGCTGATCTATCCCGTAGGGTTGTTTTAAAGGAACTTCCCCCCGCTTCCTTTAGGGAGTGGCTTAACATAAAGAGAGGTTTTAGCATTCCGAGGCTATCTTTGAAAACAGTGCTTTCCAAGTCATTTGACCTGACAAATATGTACATGGAACTTCATCCTCTCTGGAAAGAATACATGGGAAAAGGAGGGGTGCTCTACCCTGAGAGCGGCTTCTATGATGCGCTTGAAAACTCTATCAGAAAGGTTATCCTTGAGGATCTTTCGTCCCTCAGGGAGATAAATGTGAAGTACGAAACTGATGCATTTAAGCTCCTCTATTTGGTGGCAAAGTCGGCTCCCTTTGAGGTGAAGTACTCAACAATAGCCAACGAGCTTGACATCTCCAAAAACATGGCGATAAGGCTTGTTGAGGATTTATCAAAAGCGGGGCTGATTTATCCAGTCCAAGCATGCAAGAGCATCAGAAAGGAGCCAAAGCTCTACCTCACAATTCCGCTGAGAAAATTCTTTGCAAAAAAGGGCTTCTCTGTGAATATCGGTGCCCTCAGAGAGGAGTTCTTCATTAATCACGTTCGCTGGGTAAGTGAGGTTTGCTATCTGAAAGGAAAGAGAGGTGAGAAAACGCCTGATTTCCAAGTAGGAGAGTGGGTAATAGAAGTGGGTGGTGAAAGGAAGGGCAGATACCAAAAGCCGGACTATATAGCCACTGATGGCTTGCTCACTGGAAACAGCAGAATTCCGCTGTTCCTGTTTGGGTTGATTTATTGA
- a CDS encoding GNAT family N-acetyltransferase translates to MILRGKVVGSEIPRFKHRWFGILEVEAKGERYKLYMSGVAQWFVTGDEVEIHVKEKPKVKKGEKILDFDDYELYKFYQGDKIKVWPLWEREYEAKRYSPLTGELLYTYKIKAREATYESDFEAIAELEQYHYASQKEKVALWRCENGHVFEANTKQKCPVCGSEDVHILEIKGSTPASRFLILELENREEYEPRILAYVRVDPPIPLMHRRLPNGEIEKNIREKVFPEEWFHPAFWPERILKELYEELKKKYPKKVARSMLWEKAKWQALRESNTAGARIARVVVHPDYRSDGLGQLSVKAALEWIKERRIPEMRKRKHVVETIAQMARYNPFFEKVGFKFLWETASGRPVLFYPLTDEAEEYIERFLKDDPYAPKDGKLWRPSYGKVEPLKGSIVFKNVSKVFESELDIRGLPEEIQELLKAFGVRHRVIQRPVLRNLNFEIKPKELIVVVGASGAGKTTLLRLILGAAKGYWEEKYRPTGGEIEVPENVKVSVMIPGEFEPSFGSESILEYIYRKIRDLNAAVEVLNRSGLSDAVLYRAKFSELSTGQKERAKIASLLAEKPNLLLMDEFAAHLDTLTAMRVAKKVSEIIREAGITAVIITHRPEVVKALDPDKVLFVGYGTVRVSEGSAHS, encoded by the coding sequence ATGATTCTTAGAGGTAAAGTCGTTGGTAGTGAAATTCCACGCTTCAAGCATCGATGGTTTGGAATTCTTGAAGTTGAGGCTAAGGGGGAAAGATACAAGCTTTACATGAGCGGCGTTGCTCAGTGGTTTGTAACTGGAGATGAAGTTGAAATCCATGTTAAAGAGAAGCCAAAAGTCAAAAAAGGTGAGAAAATTCTTGATTTCGATGACTATGAGCTTTACAAATTCTATCAGGGGGACAAAATTAAAGTTTGGCCACTGTGGGAGAGGGAGTATGAAGCAAAGCGCTATTCCCCGTTAACCGGTGAGCTGCTCTATACCTACAAGATTAAGGCGAGGGAAGCAACTTATGAGAGCGACTTTGAGGCAATAGCGGAGCTTGAGCAGTATCATTATGCATCTCAGAAGGAGAAAGTTGCGCTCTGGAGATGCGAGAACGGACACGTATTTGAGGCGAATACGAAGCAGAAGTGTCCGGTCTGCGGGAGCGAAGATGTTCACATCTTGGAGATTAAAGGTTCAACCCCGGCATCACGCTTCTTAATCCTTGAGCTCGAGAACAGAGAGGAGTATGAGCCAAGAATCTTGGCTTACGTTAGAGTTGATCCGCCAATTCCACTGATGCACCGTCGCTTACCAAACGGTGAAATAGAGAAGAACATTCGTGAGAAGGTTTTTCCAGAGGAGTGGTTCCATCCGGCATTCTGGCCGGAGAGAATTCTGAAGGAGCTTTATGAAGAGCTCAAGAAGAAATATCCTAAAAAAGTCGCCCGCTCGATGCTCTGGGAGAAAGCAAAATGGCAGGCTTTGAGAGAGAGCAACACTGCTGGAGCGAGAATTGCAAGGGTTGTTGTCCATCCAGACTACCGCTCCGATGGGCTTGGCCAATTAAGCGTTAAAGCTGCATTGGAATGGATTAAAGAAAGAAGAATTCCAGAAATGAGGAAGAGAAAGCACGTCGTTGAAACCATAGCCCAGATGGCTCGCTATAACCCCTTCTTTGAAAAAGTTGGCTTTAAGTTTTTATGGGAAACAGCAAGTGGAAGACCTGTCCTCTTTTATCCGCTGACTGATGAGGCTGAAGAATACATAGAGCGCTTTTTAAAGGATGATCCATACGCTCCTAAAGACGGAAAACTGTGGAGGCCGAGCTATGGAAAAGTTGAGCCGTTAAAAGGCTCAATAGTTTTCAAAAATGTAAGCAAGGTCTTCGAGAGCGAGCTTGACATAAGAGGCCTTCCTGAGGAAATTCAGGAGCTTTTGAAGGCTTTTGGAGTGAGACATAGAGTCATTCAGAGACCCGTCCTGAGAAATCTAAACTTTGAAATCAAGCCAAAAGAGTTGATCGTGGTAGTTGGAGCAAGCGGAGCCGGAAAGACAACTCTTTTACGCTTAATCCTTGGAGCGGCTAAAGGGTACTGGGAAGAGAAGTACAGACCAACAGGCGGAGAAATTGAAGTGCCAGAAAACGTTAAGGTTTCGGTCATGATTCCAGGCGAATTTGAACCATCCTTTGGTTCGGAGAGCATACTGGAGTACATTTACAGAAAAATTAGGGATTTAAATGCAGCAGTTGAAGTTTTAAACCGCTCTGGCTTGAGTGATGCTGTGCTTTACAGAGCAAAGTTTAGTGAGCTTTCCACGGGACAGAAGGAGAGGGCTAAGATTGCATCCCTGCTTGCAGAGAAACCAAATCTATTACTTATGGACGAATTTGCCGCTCACCTTGATACACTAACCGCTATGAGGGTTGCAAAGAAGGTCAGCGAAATAATTCGTGAGGCAGGCATTACAGCGGTGATAATTACCCACAGACCTGAGGTCGTTAAAGCCCTTGATCCAGATAAGGTGCTCTTTGTTGGCTACGGCACAGTTAGAGTCAGTGAGGGAAGTGCTCACTCCTGA
- a CDS encoding prolyl oligopeptidase family serine peptidase yields the protein MEDPYLWMENLNDRRVLKFIEEENKRFREFIGDLPEKLIDDVRNYYYLPSIWEAQITKRGTFVKINEAGRQLIKLLETGEIIVDSKKLEEELGDEVLLQGFTVDRDGKRLAYNFSIGGADEGVTRIVDPKTGEIIEEIEPSLWNIVFLDDGHYFARFYRKEKTPDGMEPPAERIFLKKGEDEIMVFGEGFGSGYFMNLHKSTDGKWAMLTVTFGWNKADIYLGPIDEPEKWRKVYSSDVPAHPIDVINGKLYIYTRKGKGFGKVIAIENGKVEEIIPEDEFLLEWAVIVNDKILAGYLVHASSKLKVFTLDGKLIEEISFEMPAQVYPLDTDGEQVLLRYESFTVPYRLYRFRDKLGLIDEVKVEGEFEVSEDFATSKDGTRVHYFMVKKKGTKSDKAWVFGYGGFNIALLPRFVPQVVPFIERGGTFVMANLRGGSEYGEEWHRQGMRENKQNVFDDFIAVLEKLKRGGYKVAAWGRSNGGLLVSAVLVQRPDIIDAALIGYPVIDMLRFYKLYIGSVWIPEYGNPDDPKDKEFLLKYSPYHNVKPQKYPPTLIYTGLHDDRVHPAHALKFTKKLKDVGAPVYLRVETKSGHMGASPETRIKELADLLAFVVKVLG from the coding sequence ATGGAAGACCCTTATCTCTGGATGGAGAATCTGAATGATAGGAGAGTTCTAAAGTTCATTGAAGAGGAAAACAAGCGCTTTAGGGAATTCATTGGGGATTTGCCAGAAAAGCTGATTGACGATGTGAGAAATTACTACTACCTTCCCAGCATCTGGGAAGCTCAAATCACAAAGAGAGGAACATTTGTGAAGATAAACGAAGCAGGGAGACAGCTCATAAAACTCCTCGAGACTGGGGAAATTATAGTTGATTCCAAAAAGCTTGAAGAAGAGCTTGGTGATGAGGTTCTCCTTCAAGGATTTACAGTTGACAGAGATGGGAAAAGATTAGCCTACAACTTCTCAATTGGAGGGGCTGATGAGGGGGTAACAAGGATAGTTGATCCTAAAACTGGAGAAATCATAGAGGAGATAGAGCCATCCTTGTGGAATATCGTTTTCCTTGATGATGGCCATTATTTTGCCCGCTTCTACCGAAAAGAAAAGACCCCCGATGGCATGGAGCCGCCAGCGGAGAGAATTTTTCTGAAGAAAGGGGAAGATGAAATAATGGTATTTGGTGAGGGGTTTGGTTCAGGATACTTCATGAATCTGCACAAGAGCACAGATGGAAAGTGGGCAATGCTGACGGTTACATTCGGCTGGAACAAAGCCGATATTTATCTTGGCCCGATTGATGAGCCAGAAAAGTGGAGGAAGGTTTATTCAAGCGATGTTCCAGCACATCCGATAGATGTCATCAATGGAAAGCTCTACATCTACACACGCAAAGGAAAGGGTTTCGGAAAGGTTATTGCAATCGAAAATGGCAAAGTTGAAGAAATAATCCCCGAAGATGAGTTTCTACTTGAGTGGGCGGTTATTGTCAATGATAAAATACTTGCTGGCTATTTGGTTCATGCCTCCTCGAAGCTCAAGGTGTTTACACTTGATGGGAAGCTTATAGAGGAGATAAGCTTTGAGATGCCCGCACAAGTTTACCCCCTTGACACTGATGGAGAGCAGGTTTTGCTCAGATACGAGAGCTTTACAGTTCCATACAGGCTTTACCGCTTTAGAGACAAGCTTGGACTGATTGATGAGGTCAAAGTTGAAGGAGAATTTGAAGTCAGTGAAGATTTTGCAACCTCAAAAGATGGAACAAGGGTTCATTATTTCATGGTCAAGAAGAAAGGAACAAAAAGCGATAAAGCTTGGGTTTTTGGATATGGTGGCTTTAACATTGCCTTGCTCCCACGGTTCGTTCCTCAGGTGGTTCCCTTCATTGAGCGCGGTGGAACTTTTGTGATGGCAAACTTAAGAGGTGGGAGCGAATACGGTGAGGAGTGGCACCGTCAAGGAATGAGGGAGAACAAGCAGAACGTCTTTGATGACTTCATAGCTGTCTTAGAGAAGCTCAAGAGAGGGGGGTATAAAGTTGCCGCTTGGGGAAGGAGCAACGGAGGGCTTTTGGTTTCAGCGGTTTTGGTTCAGAGACCAGATATTATTGATGCCGCTTTAATTGGATATCCCGTTATAGACATGCTGAGGTTTTATAAACTCTACATCGGAAGCGTTTGGATTCCAGAATATGGGAATCCAGATGACCCAAAGGACAAAGAGTTTCTGCTGAAGTATTCGCCCTATCACAATGTAAAGCCTCAAAAATATCCGCCGACGCTAATTTACACGGGTTTACATGATGATAGAGTTCATCCTGCACATGCGCTCAAATTCACTAAGAAGCTGAAAGATGTCGGTGCTCCTGTTTATCTGCGCGTTGAGACAAAGAGCGGACATATGGGGGCTTCGCCAGAGACAAGGATAAAAGAACTGGCAGATTTATTGGCGTTTGTGGTTAAGGTGCTTGGTTGA
- a CDS encoding transcriptional regulator: MLEEITKNHILGSPVRLSIALYLLPRRRVSFAELQKALNLTPGNLESHLKKLEREGYVRIFKGFADRPRTFIEITDKGARETIAFLRLLKKVIDEVLHDRGE, from the coding sequence GTGCTTGAGGAGATAACCAAGAACCACATCCTCGGCTCTCCGGTCAGATTGTCAATAGCCCTTTACCTTTTACCGAGGCGGAGGGTCAGCTTTGCAGAGCTTCAAAAAGCTTTGAACCTGACTCCCGGAAACCTTGAATCACATTTGAAAAAGCTTGAAAGAGAAGGCTACGTTAGGATATTCAAAGGATTTGCAGACAGACCAAGGACATTCATTGAAATAACAGACAAAGGTGCCAGAGAGACTATCGCATTTCTTAGGCTTTTGAAAAAGGTTATTGATGAGGTTTTACACGACAGAGGGGAATAG